One part of the Drosophila teissieri strain GT53w chromosome 3R, Prin_Dtei_1.1, whole genome shotgun sequence genome encodes these proteins:
- the LOC122621486 gene encoding uncharacterized protein LOC122621486, which translates to MVNNQNNGLVIYGLVISFPLRMALFAVHVYLDNLLALMQLIQDVQVLQLRILFKVIKWVYLPGPENGAALSLRFRTLKGLQIFLTTWAMMIHFTTQMWRMSCYDIMELSRLFRIYAESRTWTIMMQSHNRARR; encoded by the coding sequence ATGGTCAACAATCAGAACAATGGACTTGTGATCTACGGACTGGTGATAAGCTTTCCTCTCAGAATGGCGCTGTTTGCGGTGCACGTTTACCTGGATAATTTACTGGCGCTGATGCAGTTGATCCAGGACGTTCAAGTCCTTCAACTCCGAATTCTCTTCAAGGTCATCAAGTGGGTGTACCTACCGGGGCCTGAAAATGGAGCCGCTCTATCGCTGAGGTTTCGTACACTGAAAGGCCTCCAGATCTTCCTGACCACCTGGGCCATGATGATACACTTCACCACCCAGATGTGGCGCATGTCGTGCTACGACATCATGGAACTCAGCCGACTATTCCGCATCTACGCCGAAAGTCGCACCTGGACGATCATGATGCAGTCCCACAATCGCGCCCGACGCTGA